A region of Culicoides brevitarsis isolate CSIRO-B50_1 chromosome 1, AGI_CSIRO_Cbre_v1, whole genome shotgun sequence DNA encodes the following proteins:
- the LOC134838421 gene encoding uncharacterized protein LOC134838421 — translation MGDEDFCITELEDCEPSPEELDNIYALLDKGGMIELKWKCPGKRAPSPIRKEETKPVETPEQKAKAAKEMEFDFMDDVALPTMRQRTQTPKSTTKTKKTTNFAGVLDQMKKHGRLSVNNVPSGKPAVSTAPSTPTSTPASSSS, via the coding sequence ATGGGCGACGAGGACTTTTGCATAACCGAGCTGGAAGATTGTGAGCCATCACCCGAGGAACTCGACAACATTTACGCCTTGCTCGACAAAGGAGGAATGATAGAACTCAAATGGAAATGTCCCGGAAAACGCGCTCCTTCGCCCATTCGCAAAGAAGAAACGAAGCCCGTTGAAACGCCCGAACAAAAGGCAAAAGCTGCCAAAGAAATGGAATTCGATTTCATGGATGACGTCGCGCTCCCAACAATGCGCCAGAGAACTCAAACACCCAAAAGTACCACAAAAACCAAGAAAACCACAAATTTTGCCGGCGTCTTGGATCAGATGAAGAAACACGGACGACTTTCGGTGAATAACGTACCTAGCGGAAAGCCTGCTGTTTCGACGGCACCATCAACTCCTACTTCAACGCcggcatcatcatcgtcgtag